In Mycobacterium sp. ITM-2016-00317, the genomic window TGTGAGCTAAGACATGGATTTTCAGTTCAGTGAAGAGCAGGTCCTGCTCCGCGACACCACCCGCGAGATGCTCTCGCGCACCTATGACCCGGAGAGTCGCCTCAAGACGCTCGACACCGAACTCGGCTGGAGCCGGGACGTGTGGAAGCAGCTCGCCGAGATCGGCGTCCTCGGCCTCGGTTTCGACGAGGACGCCGGCGGGCAGCTCGAGGTGCTCGTCGTACTGACCGAGATCGGCCGCCGACTGGCGCCGGAACCGGTGCTACACGCCGCGCTCGGCCCGGGTGCGCTGATCGCCGATGCCGGAACCGAGCAGCAGCGCGCCCTTCTCGACGAGGTGGCGGCCGGCGAGCGGCTGCTGGCCTTCGCCCACCTGGAGCCCGGCATGCGCCTGCCGACGGCGAAGGTGACCACGACCGCTGTCTCCGACGGTGGCTCGTGGACGCTGCGCGGCACCAAGAATCCGGTGCTCGCCGGTGACGCCGCCGACACCCTGGTGGTCAGCGCAGCCCTGCCCGACGGCGGCACCGGGTTGTTCCTGGTCGACGGCGCCGCGGTTCAGCGCACGCCGTACCGCACCTTCGACGGCCAGCGCGGCGCGCAGATCGACTTCGACGGGGTCGCCGCCGAACCGTTAGGTGAGGCCGTGGACGCCTCTGAGGCGATCTCCCGTGCGCTGGTGCGGATCTCGGCGGGTCTGTGCGCCGAGGCGCTCGGCGCGATGGAGGAAGCGCTGCGCTTGACGAGCGAATACCTCACGCAACGCAAGCAATTCGGCGTCACGCTGAGCAAGTTTCAGACGCTCACCCAGCGTGCCGCCGACATGTACGTGTCGCTGGAGCTCGCCCGCAGCATGACGTTCTACGCCAACATGTCCGTCGCCGACGGCGACCTCGACCCGGCGAAGGCGGCACGGGCCAAGCTGCAGATCGGCCGGTCGGGCCGCCATATCGCCCAGGAGTCGATCCAGCTGCACGGCGGCATCGGGGTGACGGCCGAATACCCGGTCAGCCACTACGCAGCGCGGCTCACCGCGATCGATCACACGCTGGGGTCCTCCCAGGACCAGTTGCACGTGCTGATCGGGCAGCTCGGTGACTACGAGGTCGTCGCCCTCTAGTACCAGATCCGGACCCGGTCTTCGGGGGCGACCCACAGCGGGCTGGACTCGTCGACACCGAACGCCTCGTAGAACGCGTCGAGATTGCGCAGAATCCCGTTGACCCGGAACTCCGGTGGCGAGTGCGGGTCCGTCGCCAGGCGCTTGAGAATCTCGGCGTCGCGGGACTTGATCTGCCACGACTGCACGTACCCGAGCAG contains:
- a CDS encoding acyl-CoA dehydrogenase; this encodes MDFQFSEEQVLLRDTTREMLSRTYDPESRLKTLDTELGWSRDVWKQLAEIGVLGLGFDEDAGGQLEVLVVLTEIGRRLAPEPVLHAALGPGALIADAGTEQQRALLDEVAAGERLLAFAHLEPGMRLPTAKVTTTAVSDGGSWTLRGTKNPVLAGDAADTLVVSAALPDGGTGLFLVDGAAVQRTPYRTFDGQRGAQIDFDGVAAEPLGEAVDASEAISRALVRISAGLCAEALGAMEEALRLTSEYLTQRKQFGVTLSKFQTLTQRAADMYVSLELARSMTFYANMSVADGDLDPAKAARAKLQIGRSGRHIAQESIQLHGGIGVTAEYPVSHYAARLTAIDHTLGSSQDQLHVLIGQLGDYEVVAL